In a genomic window of Streptomyces sp. SJL17-4:
- a CDS encoding MazG-like family protein, translating into MRDNDPWDTIRSLAALFAGYDSERGLTAEEQWTLQVLKLSEEVGEAAQAVIGVRAVNPRKGRSHDWEQVQEEVVDAVITGMVSLARMRPDDAPEFFASVLARKAAAFLPPAEPDPHDDDPVVTSS; encoded by the coding sequence GTGAGGGACAACGACCCGTGGGACACGATCCGCTCGCTCGCCGCGCTGTTCGCGGGGTACGACTCCGAGCGGGGGCTCACGGCGGAGGAGCAGTGGACCCTGCAGGTGCTCAAGCTCTCGGAGGAGGTGGGGGAGGCCGCGCAGGCGGTCATCGGGGTCCGGGCGGTGAATCCGCGCAAGGGCCGCAGCCACGACTGGGAGCAGGTGCAGGAGGAGGTGGTCGATGCCGTGATCACCGGCATGGTCTCCCTCGCCCGGATGCGCCCCGACGACGCGCCCGAGTTCTTCGCCTCCGTACTCGCCCGGAAGGCGGCCGCGTTCCTCCCGCCCGCGGAGCCGGACCCGCACGACGACGACCCCGTGGTCACGTCGAGTTGA